DNA from Longimicrobiales bacterium:
GAAGCGTCGAGGGTGCGCCCGACGATGTCGGGCTGGATCGGCAGCTCACGGCCGCCGCGGTCCACGAGCACACACAGCCAGATGCGGGCGGGGCGGCCGAAGTCGGCGAGCTCGTCGAGAGCCGCGCGCGCAGTGCGCCCCGTGTACAGGACATCATCGACGATCACGAGGTGGCGGCCATCGATGCCGCCGGGCGGCAGGCGCGTCTCGCCGAGGACGGGGCGCGGTCCGATGGCGGTGAGGTCATCGCGGTAGAGCGTGATGTCGAGCGTCCCGACCGGCGGCCGCTGACCCTCCGCGCGCTCGACCTCACTGGCGATCAGGTCGGCCAGCTGAACGCCTCGTCGCTGAATGCCCATGATGCACAGGCCCGCGACACCACTGTTATGCTCGACCACTTCCCTGGCCATACGTGCAAGCGCGCGCTCGACTGCGCGCGCGTCCATCATCAACTGGCGCTCGGGAGGTGCCATTCGCTTCGGTTCCTGGGGTCAACGGCCGGCGGAAGGTACGGGTCGCGCGCCGGCCCTGTCAACGAGCAGCCTTCCCGTCAGTGCTCGGCCGTCCCGGGTGTCCGGCGCCGGCACCACGCGCCTTTACACGGTACTTCCGAGAGCCTACCTTCGCTCGTCCCGACCGTGCCGCGGCGTCCGAGAGCCACGCACAGATTCCACCCGCGCAGACTCCTATGGAAATCGCTATCGAGCCAGGATGGCTCACCCTGCTGCCGCCGCTCATCGCGATCATTCTCGCGCTGATCTTCCGCGAAGTCATCGTGTCGCTGTTTTTCGGCATATGGCTCGGCGCCCTGCTGCTGAACGACTGGAACCCGATCACGGCGTCGATGCGCAGCCT
Protein-coding regions in this window:
- the pyrR gene encoding bifunctional pyr operon transcriptional regulator/uracil phosphoribosyltransferase PyrR, with the protein product MAPPERQLMMDARAVERALARMAREVVEHNSGVAGLCIMGIQRRGVQLADLIASEVERAEGQRPPVGTLDITLYRDDLTAIGPRPVLGETRLPPGGIDGRHLVIVDDVLYTGRTARAALDELADFGRPARIWLCVLVDRGGRELPIQPDIVGRTLDASADQVIEVLVPDLDGRLAVEKAQRQPEGA